In Legionella cardiaca, a genomic segment contains:
- a CDS encoding YetF domain-containing protein: protein MYRENLIAGELMEWLSNLNSDPALIYVVARSFLLFIVSIILIRYGNRRYSLNTAFDYLLLVILGGLISRGINGSSSLLTTVTASMSLVFFHRGIAILTYRFKKLEPLFKGEARLIIEEGEFLKKKLQQYHLTENDVLAEMRTQLHTTDIKKIAAAYLEATGRISFICQKC, encoded by the coding sequence ATGTATCGCGAGAATTTAATTGCTGGAGAATTGATGGAGTGGTTATCAAACTTGAACAGTGATCCCGCCCTTATCTATGTAGTGGCTCGCTCATTTTTGCTTTTTATTGTTAGTATCATTCTTATTCGTTATGGTAATCGCCGCTATAGTCTCAACACGGCCTTTGATTATTTATTATTAGTAATACTTGGCGGTTTAATTAGTCGCGGAATCAATGGATCATCTAGTTTACTAACCACCGTAACTGCATCCATGAGTCTCGTTTTTTTTCATCGTGGCATTGCTATCCTCACCTATCGATTTAAAAAGCTAGAACCGCTGTTCAAGGGTGAGGCCCGTCTAATTATTGAAGAGGGCGAATTCTTAAAGAAAAAATTACAACAATACCACCTCACGGAAAATGATGTATTAGCAGAAATGCGTACGCAATTACATACAACTGATATTAAAAAAATTGCCGCTGCTTATTTGGAAGCTACAGGTCGAATCTCATTTATCTGCCAAAAATGCTAA
- a CDS encoding BON domain-containing protein, producing the protein MDRLFRLKAATILLSSSLAFGAFANVNSITATPSTDPAQAIDPDSIQVSDQSLLSSVRTALSAYKNKVYISVDNGIIYLAGQLDSDTDYERVINLTQATPGVGEVNVDKLAVKDSQQPLKDSFLTAKIKAALMQADLMGKDLPSWSISVETKDGQVFLSGQVASNKEKQAIMEVVKSVKGVNKISDKIDVSANPAEANS; encoded by the coding sequence ATGGATAGATTATTCCGACTGAAGGCTGCCACAATCTTATTATCTAGTTCTTTGGCCTTTGGTGCTTTCGCCAATGTCAATTCAATAACGGCAACACCTTCCACTGATCCGGCTCAAGCTATTGATCCAGATAGTATCCAGGTCAGCGACCAATCTTTACTCTCATCAGTACGAACCGCATTAAGTGCCTATAAAAACAAAGTCTATATTTCAGTAGACAATGGCATTATTTATCTTGCGGGGCAATTGGATTCCGATACCGATTATGAAAGAGTAATAAATTTGACACAAGCAACGCCAGGTGTAGGAGAGGTCAATGTCGATAAGCTGGCTGTAAAAGACAGTCAACAGCCGTTAAAAGATAGTTTTTTAACAGCCAAAATTAAAGCAGCTTTAATGCAAGCAGATTTGATGGGCAAAGATTTACCCTCTTGGTCAATCAGTGTAGAGACTAAAGATGGGCAAGTTTTTTTGTCTGGTCAAGTTGCCTCAAATAAGGAAAAACAAGCCATTATGGAAGTGGTTAAATCCGTCAAAGGCGTCAATAAAATAAGCGACAAAATAGATGTTTCCGCAAATCCTGCTGAGGCGAACAGTTAA
- a CDS encoding PRC-barrel domain-containing protein, whose amino-acid sequence MSRQIVNAEDVIGVEVRNRQGDNLGTIEALMLDKYEGFVSYVVLSFGGFLGMGDKLFAMPWSIFNYDDKAECFVIGVDKETLKNSPGFDKDHWPDMSNPTWGAAIHKYYGALPHRARH is encoded by the coding sequence ATGTCACGTCAAATCGTAAATGCCGAAGATGTTATCGGTGTAGAAGTTAGAAATCGGCAAGGTGATAATTTAGGAACAATCGAAGCGCTCATGCTGGATAAATATGAAGGTTTCGTTTCCTATGTAGTATTGTCCTTTGGAGGTTTTTTAGGAATGGGCGACAAATTATTTGCTATGCCCTGGAGTATATTCAATTATGACGATAAAGCAGAATGTTTCGTTATTGGAGTTGATAAAGAAACCTTAAAGAACTCTCCTGGCTTTGATAAAGATCATTGGCCGGATATGTCTAACCCAACTTGGGGAGCTGCAATTCATAAATATTATGGTGCTCTTCCTCATCGAGCAAGACATTAA
- a CDS encoding class II glutamine amidotransferase yields the protein MCRFVAYLGHEALLDDILVKPVNSIVMQSLHARESVVPTNGDGFGLGWYSPSISSDPALFTSISPAWNDRNLLHLTAKIKSPCFFAHVRAAGAGGVTNYNCHPFIHGRWMLMHNGDIADFIVVKRHMRHLLDDDIYHWIQGETDSEHLFALFLQLAKGKDLSQITVVADVLEETFAQINELIKYFGASEASFFNVCLTDGERLFASRYTTHKKAKPESLHYFVGSCFTTFGHKVEAPSEHIHQCVLIASEKLTDFNTDWQDVPANHLLLVDHKHEIKLRALNN from the coding sequence ATGTGTCGCTTTGTTGCCTACCTCGGACACGAGGCCTTGTTAGACGATATCCTGGTTAAACCTGTTAATTCTATTGTAATGCAAAGTTTGCATGCGCGTGAATCCGTTGTTCCAACCAATGGTGATGGGTTTGGCTTAGGTTGGTATTCTCCCTCCATCAGTTCCGACCCAGCTTTATTTACATCGATTTCTCCCGCCTGGAATGATAGGAATTTATTGCATTTAACAGCCAAAATTAAATCGCCGTGTTTTTTTGCTCATGTGCGTGCAGCGGGGGCAGGTGGCGTAACTAATTATAACTGTCACCCTTTCATTCATGGCCGCTGGATGTTAATGCATAATGGCGACATTGCTGATTTTATTGTTGTTAAACGGCATATGCGACACTTATTGGATGATGACATCTATCATTGGATCCAGGGCGAAACGGATTCTGAACATTTGTTTGCCTTATTCTTACAATTAGCCAAGGGGAAAGATTTAAGTCAAATAACGGTTGTTGCTGATGTTTTAGAAGAAACATTTGCACAAATTAATGAATTGATAAAATATTTTGGAGCCAGTGAGGCTTCCTTTTTTAATGTTTGTTTGACAGATGGCGAGAGATTATTTGCCAGTCGTTACACGACACATAAGAAAGCAAAGCCTGAATCACTGCATTATTTTGTAGGAAGTTGTTTTACTACCTTTGGTCATAAAGTAGAGGCACCTTCAGAGCACATCCACCAGTGTGTTTTAATTGCCTCCGAAAAACTTACTGATTTTAATACGGATTGGCAAGATGTTCCGGCCAACCACTTATTATTGGTTGATCACAAGCATGAGATAAAATTGCGAGCTCTAAATAATTAG
- a CDS encoding EAL domain-containing protein, which produces MITATKSVKILIIDDNPAIHSDFIKILTTKSSNDDLELAGLEHELFGKKTADKSLPAFRLITATQGQEGVAKIAKGITENDPYALAFVDIRMPPGWDGIETAKKIWEIDPNIQIVICTAYSDYTWEETIQHLGQRENLLILKKPFDSIAVRQLSCALTKKWQLLQESREYTQLLEKQVKERTQSLQESLSVTRGTLESSADGILVVNNKGEIIDFNQNLIKMFGISKNLMAVKNALSVFQNIAEKIEKSDIFLKSTTKLLNLKNNSKTITLKCKDERILEIHTQPYKLHDTISGRIWCFRDVTKRALLEEQLQYQATHDSLTQLPNRALLSDRLAQLISYSKRNNTIFCVLFFDLDRFKLVNDSFSHFVGDQLLQDVVNRIRQAMREEDTLARLGGDEFVAILKSQDETHIAKVAKKLLDIFHEPFNVSSHQIWITPSIGIATFPRDGQTTSELLRNADIAMYRAKEQGGNQFQFYTYSLGKKSVARLELETELCQAIENNEFFLCYQPQLDFTTRRLVSAEALIRWRHPKKGVLLPINFIPLAEETGLILPIGEWVLTEACKQNKRWQDIGLPEIRIAVNIATKQLKHPNFGQVIRRILAETKLEPNFLEIEITENVILTSIEAASIFNDLKELGIHLALDNFGSGYMILNHLKVFPIDRVKIAQSYINNIHTNKADEVIVQAIIALAKNLNLGVVAEGVESKEQIRFLQTHQCTEAQGYYFCKPLASEEFEQFLKNV; this is translated from the coding sequence ATGATAACAGCTACGAAAAGCGTGAAAATCCTCATTATTGATGATAATCCTGCTATTCATTCGGATTTCATTAAAATATTGACTACAAAAAGCTCTAACGATGATCTTGAGCTAGCTGGCTTAGAGCATGAATTATTTGGTAAAAAGACGGCCGACAAAAGTTTACCCGCTTTCCGCTTAATCACCGCCACGCAAGGCCAGGAAGGTGTAGCAAAAATAGCGAAAGGAATTACAGAAAATGATCCTTATGCCTTAGCATTTGTCGATATTAGAATGCCACCCGGCTGGGATGGTATTGAAACCGCGAAAAAAATTTGGGAAATTGACCCCAATATTCAAATTGTCATTTGCACAGCCTATTCTGATTATACTTGGGAAGAGACTATTCAACATTTAGGTCAACGAGAAAATTTACTTATTTTAAAAAAGCCTTTTGACAGTATCGCCGTCAGACAATTATCTTGTGCTCTAACGAAAAAATGGCAACTACTGCAAGAATCACGCGAATACACACAGTTATTAGAAAAACAAGTCAAAGAAAGAACGCAATCTCTCCAAGAATCCCTTTCTGTCACACGAGGTACGCTTGAGTCCTCCGCGGATGGCATTTTAGTGGTGAATAATAAAGGGGAGATTATTGATTTCAACCAAAATTTAATAAAAATGTTTGGAATATCGAAAAATCTCATGGCGGTAAAAAATGCGCTTTCGGTTTTCCAAAACATCGCGGAAAAGATAGAAAAATCAGATATTTTTTTGAAATCCACAACTAAATTACTCAACTTAAAAAATAACAGCAAAACAATCACCTTAAAATGTAAGGATGAACGGATTCTTGAAATTCATACGCAACCTTACAAACTGCATGATACTATCTCAGGAAGAATTTGGTGCTTCCGTGATGTTACTAAACGAGCGTTATTAGAAGAACAACTGCAATATCAAGCAACTCACGATTCATTAACCCAATTGCCTAATCGGGCGCTCCTAAGTGATCGTCTAGCACAATTAATTTCTTATTCGAAACGTAATAATACAATTTTTTGTGTTTTATTTTTTGATCTGGATCGATTTAAGTTAGTAAATGATAGCTTTAGTCATTTTGTCGGTGACCAATTACTGCAAGATGTTGTCAACAGAATTCGCCAAGCCATGCGTGAAGAGGATACTTTGGCAAGGCTCGGTGGTGATGAATTTGTCGCGATATTAAAATCTCAAGATGAAACCCATATTGCTAAAGTTGCCAAGAAGTTATTAGATATTTTTCATGAGCCTTTTAATGTCAGTTCACATCAGATATGGATAACACCAAGCATTGGTATTGCTACTTTTCCGCGAGATGGCCAAACAACTAGTGAGCTTTTACGCAATGCGGATATTGCGATGTACCGTGCCAAAGAGCAAGGCGGTAATCAATTTCAATTCTATACTTACAGCCTTGGTAAAAAAAGCGTGGCTCGTTTGGAATTGGAAACAGAATTATGTCAGGCAATTGAAAATAATGAGTTTTTTCTCTGTTACCAACCTCAGCTTGATTTTACAACACGCCGCCTGGTATCTGCTGAAGCGCTTATCCGTTGGCGCCATCCTAAAAAAGGCGTTCTTTTGCCAATTAACTTCATTCCTTTAGCAGAAGAAACAGGACTTATTCTACCTATTGGTGAATGGGTTTTAACGGAAGCCTGCAAGCAAAATAAACGCTGGCAAGATATTGGGTTACCTGAAATTCGCATTGCCGTAAATATCGCTACAAAACAGCTTAAACATCCGAATTTCGGGCAAGTAATTCGCAGAATATTAGCAGAGACGAAACTAGAACCCAATTTTCTTGAGATTGAAATTACAGAAAATGTTATCTTAACCAGCATTGAAGCTGCTTCTATTTTTAATGATTTAAAAGAGCTTGGTATTCATCTCGCCTTAGATAATTTTGGTTCGGGATATATGATTTTAAATCATTTAAAAGTATTCCCTATTGATCGAGTTAAAATCGCACAATCTTATATTAATAACATTCATACTAATAAAGCCGATGAAGTCATTGTTCAAGCCATAATTGCTCTAGCCAAAAATCTTAATCTAGGTGTCGTGGCAGAGGGGGTTGAATCAAAAGAACAAATCCGTTTTTTACAAACTCATCAATGCACAGAAGCTCAAGGCTATTATTTTTGCAAGCCTTTGGCCTCAGAGGAATTTGAACAGTTTTTAAAAAATGTTTAG
- a CDS encoding SDR family oxidoreductase, with the protein MTIKRQQPPQHQSKQPGIEAYMLPKPQYINPDYQGSNKLIGKTALITGGDSGIGRAVACAFALEGADVIVHYLNEHQDAEETKQFIENAGARCWLIAGNLQTYAACENLVKKALDRCPHLDILVNNIAEQHPQDTIEDISCEQLEETFKTNFFSYFYMIKASLPHLRKGSVIINTTSVTAYKGSDHLIDYSATKGAIIALTRSLSQNLIAKGIRVNAVAPGPVWTPLIPASFTAEEVAEFGTQAPMKRAGQPSEIAPAYVFLASADSSYMTGQVLHPNGGVIVNS; encoded by the coding sequence ATGACTATCAAAAGGCAGCAACCGCCACAGCATCAATCCAAACAACCTGGTATTGAAGCTTATATGTTACCAAAACCGCAATATATAAACCCTGATTACCAAGGAAGTAATAAGTTGATAGGTAAGACAGCGCTTATTACTGGTGGGGATAGTGGGATTGGGCGCGCGGTGGCTTGTGCTTTCGCCCTGGAAGGAGCTGATGTTATTGTTCATTATTTAAATGAGCATCAAGATGCCGAAGAAACTAAACAATTTATTGAGAATGCGGGAGCAAGATGTTGGTTGATAGCAGGTAATTTACAGACTTATGCCGCATGTGAGAACTTGGTAAAAAAAGCTTTAGACCGATGTCCGCATCTTGATATTTTAGTTAATAACATTGCTGAACAGCATCCTCAAGATACCATTGAAGATATTAGTTGTGAGCAACTAGAAGAAACCTTTAAAACAAATTTCTTTTCTTATTTCTATATGATTAAAGCCTCACTACCTCATTTAAGAAAAGGTAGTGTTATTATTAATACTACTTCTGTTACCGCTTATAAGGGAAGTGATCACCTCATTGATTACTCTGCAACCAAAGGAGCAATTATTGCTCTGACTCGCTCTCTTTCACAAAATCTAATTGCCAAGGGTATTCGTGTCAATGCAGTTGCTCCGGGACCTGTATGGACCCCCTTAATTCCGGCAAGCTTTACTGCTGAGGAGGTAGCAGAGTTTGGTACACAAGCGCCTATGAAGCGGGCGGGGCAGCCGTCAGAGATTGCACCGGCGTATGTATTTCTTGCCTCTGCAGATTCTTCTTACATGACAGGACAAGTATTACATCCGAATGGTGGTGTGATAGTAAATAGTTAG